From a single Cyclobacterium marinum DSM 745 genomic region:
- the lpxD gene encoding UDP-3-O-(3-hydroxymyristoyl)glucosamine N-acyltransferase produces the protein MEFTIDQIAQLLEGTVEGDGSQVIDTLKKIQEGTPGSIGFLSNLKYEKYLYTTKCSAIIVSEDFTPQKKITTTLIKVKDPYTAFSKLLENYAALTKPNPLGKEEPCYLGENSTIGEGFYRGAYSYIGKNCTIGENVKIYPQVYIGDGVTIGNNCVLHSGVKIYSQSKIGNDCEIHSGAIIGSDGFGFSPQADGTYKNVPQLGNVVLEDNVSIGANSTIDCATLGSTLIKKGAKLDNQVQIAHNVTIGENTVIASQAGVAGSTIIGKNCVLAGKSSIVGHIELADRTIVGGNTGIMKSVNEPGTTLFGFIGFDLKASLKSYSIFKKLPLLQDKLRELEKK, from the coding sequence ATGGAATTCACCATCGATCAAATTGCTCAACTTTTGGAAGGAACTGTAGAAGGTGATGGTTCGCAGGTAATTGATACCCTCAAAAAAATCCAAGAAGGCACCCCTGGAAGCATAGGGTTTCTTTCTAACTTAAAATATGAGAAGTACCTCTACACTACCAAATGCTCTGCAATAATCGTTTCCGAGGATTTTACCCCTCAAAAAAAAATCACCACTACTTTAATCAAGGTTAAAGATCCTTACACAGCTTTTTCTAAACTGCTCGAAAATTATGCTGCACTTACCAAACCCAATCCCTTAGGAAAAGAAGAACCTTGTTATCTCGGGGAAAACAGCACCATCGGCGAAGGGTTTTATCGAGGAGCCTATTCTTATATTGGCAAAAATTGCACAATTGGGGAGAATGTAAAAATTTACCCACAAGTATACATCGGAGACGGTGTTACCATTGGTAACAATTGCGTACTCCATTCGGGAGTAAAAATTTACTCCCAATCAAAAATAGGTAATGACTGTGAAATTCACTCCGGAGCCATCATCGGGTCAGATGGTTTTGGTTTCTCTCCACAGGCAGATGGCACTTACAAAAACGTGCCCCAACTAGGCAATGTTGTATTGGAAGACAATGTTAGCATTGGCGCCAACTCGACCATCGACTGTGCTACCTTGGGTTCTACTTTAATTAAAAAGGGAGCGAAATTAGACAATCAAGTTCAAATTGCTCACAATGTTACCATCGGTGAAAATACTGTTATCGCTTCCCAAGCAGGTGTTGCTGGTTCAACAATTATAGGTAAAAATTGTGTCTTGGCAGGTAAATCTTCTATTGTGGGGCATATTGAGCTTGCAGATCGAACCATTGTTGGAGGAAACACAGGAATAATGAAATCAGTTAATGAACCAGGAACAACCCTTTTTGGTTTTATAGGCTTTGACTTAAAAGCATCACTTAAATCTTATTCTATCTTTAAGAAGTTGCCTTTACTTCAAGACAAATTAAGAGAGCTTGAAAAAAAATAA
- a CDS encoding bifunctional UDP-3-O-[3-hydroxymyristoyl] N-acetylglucosamine deacetylase/3-hydroxyacyl-ACP dehydratase, translating into MKVKQHTIKKQVTLNGVGLHTGVVANMTFLPASPNHGYKFQRMDLEGQPIIDADVDNVVDVSRGTTLEQGGARVFTVEHVLAALVGMEIDNVLIQLNGPEPPILDGSSIQFINILEEAGLEEQNALRRFFEVPESIHYRDSAREVEIAALPLDDFRVTVMVDYNSPVLGSQHASITDISQFRQEIASCRTFCFLHELEMLYKNNLIKGGDLNNAIVVVDRIVEEKELANLAKMFNKQKVEVKKEGILNNVELRYKNEPARHKLLDVIGDLALVGRPLKAQILAARPGHAANVAFAKKIKRAMEKAGPMHIPYYDPKSPPVLDINQISNILPHRYPFQLLDKVIYLDDKVVAGVKNVTINEPFFMGHFPNNPVMPGVLQVEAMAQTGGILVLSTVEDPENYWTYFLSIENCKFRKMVLPGDTLIFKCELLNPIRRGIAKMKGEAFVGNALVCEAIMTASIVRKDA; encoded by the coding sequence ATGAAAGTAAAACAGCATACCATAAAAAAACAAGTTACCCTGAACGGTGTAGGTTTACATACGGGAGTCGTAGCTAACATGACCTTTTTACCGGCCAGTCCTAACCATGGGTACAAATTTCAAAGAATGGACCTAGAGGGACAGCCCATAATCGATGCTGATGTTGACAATGTGGTAGATGTATCAAGGGGAACTACGTTAGAGCAAGGTGGAGCGAGGGTATTTACGGTTGAGCATGTCTTGGCGGCGCTTGTAGGAATGGAAATAGATAATGTATTGATCCAACTTAACGGACCTGAACCGCCAATTTTAGATGGCAGTAGCATCCAATTCATCAACATTCTTGAAGAGGCAGGGCTTGAGGAACAAAATGCCTTGCGAAGGTTTTTTGAAGTCCCTGAAAGCATTCATTACAGAGACAGCGCCAGAGAAGTAGAAATCGCTGCTTTGCCTTTAGATGATTTTAGGGTTACCGTAATGGTGGATTACAACTCTCCGGTGTTAGGGAGTCAGCATGCTTCCATCACAGATATCAGTCAATTTCGACAAGAAATCGCTTCCTGTAGGACTTTTTGTTTTTTGCATGAACTAGAGATGTTGTATAAAAACAACCTCATAAAAGGTGGAGATCTCAACAACGCTATTGTGGTTGTAGACAGAATTGTTGAAGAGAAAGAACTTGCGAACCTAGCCAAAATGTTCAATAAGCAAAAGGTAGAAGTTAAGAAAGAAGGTATATTGAACAATGTAGAGTTAAGGTATAAAAATGAGCCTGCAAGACATAAGCTTTTGGATGTTATCGGTGACTTGGCCTTGGTAGGCCGACCTTTGAAAGCACAAATCCTTGCTGCAAGGCCCGGCCATGCCGCCAATGTAGCTTTTGCAAAGAAAATAAAACGGGCAATGGAGAAAGCAGGGCCTATGCATATTCCGTATTACGATCCTAAATCACCACCTGTATTAGACATCAATCAAATTAGCAATATCCTACCGCACAGGTATCCTTTCCAATTATTAGACAAGGTGATATATCTGGACGATAAAGTAGTGGCCGGTGTAAAAAACGTCACTATCAATGAACCATTTTTTATGGGGCACTTCCCCAATAATCCTGTCATGCCGGGCGTTTTGCAAGTAGAAGCCATGGCTCAAACAGGTGGAATACTGGTTTTGAGTACTGTAGAGGACCCGGAAAATTATTGGACCTATTTTCTCAGTATAGAAAACTGCAAATTCAGAAAGATGGTATTACCCGGTGACACATTGATTTTTAAATGTGAATTACTTAATCCAATAAGAAGAGGAATAGCAAAAATGAAAGGGGAGGCATTTGTTGGAAACGCCTTGGTTTGCGAAGCAATTATGACTGCCAGCATTGTAAGAAAAGACGCATGA